From Miscanthus floridulus cultivar M001 chromosome 15, ASM1932011v1, whole genome shotgun sequence, the proteins below share one genomic window:
- the LOC136508372 gene encoding bidirectional sugar transporter SWEET13-like: MAGLSLQHPWAFAFGLLGNVISFMTFLAPIPTFYRIYKTKSTEGFQSVPYVVALFSAMLWIFYALIKSNETFLITINAAGCVIETIYIVMYFVYAPKKTKMFTAKILLLLNVGVFGVILLLTLLLFKGDKRVVMLGWICVGFSVSVFVAPLSIMKRVIQTKSVEYMPFSLSLSLTLSAVVWFLYGLLIKDKYVALPNVLGFTFGVVQMVLYVLYMNKTPVAVAEGKDAGGKLPSAADEHVFVNIAKLSPALPERSSGVHPVAQMAAVPNRSCAAEAAAPPAMLPNRDVVDVFVSRHSPAVHVV; encoded by the exons ATGGCAGGCCTATCTCTGCAGCACCCCTGGGCATTCGCGTTCGGCCTcctag GAAACGTCATCTCCTTCATGACCTTCCTCGCCCCGAT ACCGACGTTCTACCGCATCTACAAGACCAAGTCGACGGAGGGTTTCCAGTCGGTTCCCTACGTGGTGGCCCTGTTCAGCGCCATGCTGTGGATCTTCTATGCACTGATCAAGTCCAACGAGACCTTCCTCATCACCATCAACGCCGCCGGCTGCGTGATCGAGACCATCTACATCGTCATGTACTTCGTCTACGCGCCCAAGAAAACCAAGATGTTCACGGCCAAGATCTTGCTCCTCCTCAATGTCGGCGTCTTTGGGGTCATCCTCCTCCTCACCCTCCTCCTCTTCAAGGGTGATAAGCGCGTTGTCATGCTCGGATGGATCTGCGTCGGCTTCTCCGTCAGCGTCTTCGTCGCGCCGCTCAGCATCATG AAGCGCGTGATCCAGACGAAGAGCGTGGAGTACATGCccttctcgctctctctctcgctcACCCTCAGCGCCGTCGTCTGGTTCCTCTACGGCCTCCTCATCAAGGACAAATACGTCGCG CTTCCAAACGTCCTTGGGTTCACCTTTGGCGTGGTCCAGATGGTGCTCTACGTGTTGTACATGAACAAGACGCCGGTGGCGGTTGCCGAGGGCAAGGATGCCGGCGGCAAGCTTCCCTCAGCTGCAGACGAGCACGTCTTTGTCAACATCGCCAAGCTCAGCCCGGCCCTCCCCGAGAGGAGCTCCGGGGTGCACCCAGTCGCCCAGATGGCGGCGGTTCCCAACAGGAGCTGCGCTGCTGAAGCAGCTGCGCCGCCGGCGATGCTGCCCAacagggacgtggtcgacgtcTTCGTGAGCCGCCACAGCCCCGCCGTCCATGTGGTCTAG